GGGACAACTTCTGGTCTGATGCTGAACAAAGGCAATCTGCTGCTAGGCAAACCCAAGATTGGTTGCGTCGGGTTCTGGAGATTTCTGGTAAAGAGCCAGAATCACTTAGTGCGTAGTTATAAATAGAGCTACGTTTTTAATTTTGAGAAATTCAAGTTAAAATTGATTTTATCAAATTTATGTAATTTAAGATAAAATCCTCAATTAATAAAACTCATTAAGTTGAAATTTAAGCTAACATTAAAGAATAGAATCAAATATCTTTGATTCGTACTTAACCCTACCGATTGGGTTAAATTGGATTAGTTGGAAACGAAACGCAATAATCAGGTGTACCTGTTAAATGTTTAATTTAAAAAATACTGAATAGCAAGATGAAACGGTACTAAAATCGAAAATTAAAACACCAAATCATTCTTGCTTTCAGTATTCACTATTTAACTAGATAAAATTTATTTTACGAAAAAACAAAATAATTTTTCGTAACATTATTGTATTGATTTAACACTTCGTCAAATGAATCAATACCTCAGCCAATTTTTGTACCATCGGACGGGTTGATAAATTTTGTCCTCGCTTTAGTCCATATACACTACCTGTAAGTAGCGGATTTTGCTCTAGCAGTTCATTTGTTCTCTGTTTCCAGTCATCACGGAGATATACTTCGTCCTGTTGTGCATCCAATTGGCTATGAATCTTAGCAATCACCTTCAGTCCCAACAACAGACAAAAATCTTCCCACTCAGCAAACTTACTTGTATCTCCTGACAAGATCACCGCATGGGTCGCTGGCTGCATAATGATTTTATTTTCTGGTGAGGTTTTACCGCCAACATCAACAATGTTAATTAACTGGTTAGCGCTCTTGACCCACTTGGCTGCTTCTTGTGCAAATTCTGGGGTCACATCTGCTTTATTGCTGGGTTTTATGTCTTTGGCTAGTGGCTGGTTTTTTTCATAAGTTTCTTGATAATGTGCCCCTTCGCCATCAGGACAAGCGGTAATCACGTAGGGATAAGGTGCGCCCAAATTACTCAAAATTGCCTTTTTTAATGCCTCTCGCAAACAGGACTTTCCAGAACGTGGTGGTCCACACAATACTACTTTGATGATAGAACGCTCTGGTTGGGATTCTTTTGTTTCAATCACATCCCCCACTTTATATTCTGCGGAACCATGAGCAGAGGTGACTATATAGGTTTTGTATCTTATTGCACCAGTTGGTGTACCGATTTTACCGCCAAGTTTTGGGTCAAGTACAGCAACAAGTTCGTATAAATGAACCAGTTTATGGGAGAGAACATAGGCGACAGGGACAGATTGGGGTCCGTCAATCAGGATGCGATGTCCACCGGGAATTTGCCTAGAGTCAATCATCTGCTCTAATTGTTCCAGAGCATCGCGCACAATGCGATCGCCCTGAGCTGGTAGGACACGGTTAAATCCGACTCGTAATACCTCGCCTTCTAGTTTGAGCTGGTAGCTATGCATAGATGATTATGGATGTGTTTTGGAACA
Above is a genomic segment from Fischerella sp. JS2 containing:
- a CDS encoding CRISPR-associated protein Csx3 is translated as MHSYQLKLEGEVLRVGFNRVLPAQGDRIVRDALEQLEQMIDSRQIPGGHRILIDGPQSVPVAYVLSHKLVHLYELVAVLDPKLGGKIGTPTGAIRYKTYIVTSAHGSAEYKVGDVIETKESQPERSIIKVVLCGPPRSGKSCLREALKKAILSNLGAPYPYVITACPDGEGAHYQETYEKNQPLAKDIKPSNKADVTPEFAQEAAKWVKSANQLINIVDVGGKTSPENKIIMQPATHAVILSGDTSKFAEWEDFCLLLGLKVIAKIHSQLDAQQDEVYLRDDWKQRTNELLEQNPLLTGSVYGLKRGQNLSTRPMVQKLAEVLIHLTKC